The nucleotide window GCTGAAGGGCCCGCTCGTGGCCGACGAGTTCCGCGGGCGGATCGGCCGCGTGGTGGAGGACCTCACCGGAAACGCGCGGCTCGAGGAGGTGGGGCCTGAGGGCGCGGTGCGCTTCTCGGTGGGCGGGCGCGAGGGAATCGTGCTGGCGTACCCGGCGGTGCAGTGGTCGCTCGGCGGGCCGTCGATGAAGGCGGTGGAGGCCGCGGCCGACGAGATGCCCGACGCGCTGGTGATCGTCGCGCGCAACTTCCAGGACAACACCCGCGCGCAGCTCTCCGCGATCCTCGACCGCACCGAGGTGCCGGGGACGCTGGTGACGGTGAACCTGCTGCTGGGGATGCGGGCCACGGTGCTGAAGTACCAGCCGGCGCCCGACCGCGTGCTGGACCTGCTCAGCCTGGGCCGCCCCATCCGCACGCAGGACGTGGCCACGCTCGGCGAGCGCATCGCGGCGTAGGCGGATCGACCGCACGGATGACGAGGGGCGAGCCGGCAGACGGTTCGCCCCTCGTCTTTCCTGATTCTCACGCGGAGACGCGGAGTCGCGGAGAACTCATCGCCGGGGTGAGTTCTCCGCGCCTCCGCGTCTCCGCGTGAGGCTTCTTTTCAGTGGTGCGTCGCGGTCGTGAGGACGCCGTTGATCGCCGTCTCCCACTCGCCGATCCAGCGCTGGAAGTCGGCGTCGCTCATGCTCAGCAGGCGGTCTTCGGCGACGGGGCCGAGCGCGGTCAGGTCGTAGCGCACCTCGGCCGTGGTGCCGCCGCCCGCCGCGGGCGAGGTGCGCACCTGGATGCGCCCGGAGCGCGAGCCCGGCACCAGGTGCGCGTAGACGATGCGGCGCCCCGGCTCGTACTCCGCCACGCTCCAGTACGACTCGCGGCCGCGCTCGTCTGTGGTGAAGGTGGTGCCGACCTGCGCCGTACCGTCCGCGGGCCAGAGGAACTTCGGCGACCACCCGGCCGCCCAGCGCGCCTCTCCCACCGGCTCGAAGAGCGGGAATACCTCCTCCACCGGCCCGTCCAGGTGGATGGTGGCTGTGCGTGTGACGTGCTCCGCCTGCGGCATCGTTCGCTCCTGTGCGGCAAGGGTGATTGGAATCGCGAGGAGGGCGACCGCGGCGGCGCTAAGCATCGGCGGCCTCGCGGAAGCGGTGGGCGGACTCGGCGCCGTAGTCCATCCCGTAGACGTCCTTCAGCTTGCGGATCAGCTCCAGCGACCGCTCGCCGAACGCGGGCTTGCTCTCGAACGCGTGCAGGACGATCCCCTCCAGCAGGTCGCCGAGGGACAGGTCGTGGTA belongs to Longimicrobium sp. and includes:
- a CDS encoding SRPBCC family protein, whose product is MPQAEHVTRTATIHLDGPVEEVFPLFEPVGEARWAAGWSPKFLWPADGTAQVGTTFTTDERGRESYWSVAEYEPGRRIVYAHLVPGSRSGRIQVRTSPAAGGGTTAEVRYDLTALGPVAEDRLLSMSDADFQRWIGEWETAINGVLTTATHH